The following coding sequences lie in one Oncorhynchus kisutch isolate 150728-3 linkage group LG3, Okis_V2, whole genome shotgun sequence genomic window:
- the LOC109875890 gene encoding hyaluronan and proteoglycan link protein 1 isoform X1, whose protein sequence is MITMLCTVFLSLTLASSVYSETNSPASSPAYTAETELGDQNRVFASRGSNVTLPCRLHRQHGMSFGSVGMRIKWTKLSADESVEEDVLVSMGFHKKSYDSFQGRVHLQEADDDDASLVLSDVSLDDMGKFRCEVIDGIDDVIHEVTLEVQGSVGYSDGVVFPYSPRLGRYNLNFHDAEQACLDQDSVVASFDQLYEAWRSGMDWCNAGWLNDGSVQYPVTKPRGPCGGANARAGLRNYGQREKSKSHYDVFCFTSGLKGRLYWLVQPDKLTFTEAVQACQDDGAEIANVAQMYAAWKLNGYDRCDSGWLADGSVRYPISRPRRNCSPTEAAVRFVGFPDKKQKLFGVYCFKGQQ, encoded by the exons AGACTGAACTAGGTGATCAGAACCGGGTGTTTGCCAGCCGTGGCTCCAACGTCACTCTACCATGCCGGCTCCACCGCCAGCATGGGATGTCCTTCGGCAGCGTGGGCATGAGAATCAAGTGGACCAAGCTGTCTGCAGACGAGTCTGTGGAGGAGGATGTGCTAGTGTCCATGGGCTTCCACAAAAAGAGCTACGACAGCTTCCAGGGTCGCGTCCACCTGCAGGAAGCCGACGATGACGACGCCTCGCTGGTCCTTAGCGACGTGTCCCTAGATGACATGGGAAAGTTCCGTTGTGAGGTCATTGATGGCATTGATGATGTCATCCATGAGGTTACCTTGGAGGTGCAAGGTAGTGTAGGCTACAGCGATG GTGTGGTGTTCCCTTACTCCCCACGGCTGGGCCGATACAACCTCAACTTCCACGATGCCGAGCAGGCTTGCTTGGACCAGGACTCTGTGGTGGCCTCCTTCGACCAACTCTACGAGGCCTGGAGGAGTGGCATGGACTGGTGCAATGCCGGCTGGCTGAACGACGGGTCGGTGCAGTACCCCGTCACCAAACCTAGAGGGCCCTGTGGTGGTGCCAACGCCAGGGCGGGCCTGAGGAACTACGGCCAGCGTGAAAAGTCCAAGAGCCACTATGATGTCTTCTGCTTCACCTCTGGCCTCAAGG GTCGTCTCTACTGGCTGGTGCAACCCGACAAGCTGACGTTCACAGAAGCTGTTCAGGCGTGCCAGGATGACGGGGCTGAAATCGCCAATGTGGCCCAGATGTACGCTGCCTGGAAGCTGAACGGTTATGACCGCTGCgactctggctggctggctgacggcagCGTCCGCTACCCCATCTCCAGACCCCGCAGGAACTGCAGCCCAACAGAGGCGGCCGTGCGCTTTGTGGGATTCCCTGACAAGAAGCAAAAGCTCTTTGGTGTCTACTGCTTCAAGGGCCAGCAGTGA
- the LOC109875890 gene encoding hyaluronan and proteoglycan link protein 1 isoform X2: MITMLCTVFLSLTLASSVYSETNSPASSPAYTAETELGDQNRVFASRGSNVTLPCRLHRQHGMSFGSVGMRIKWTKLSADESVEEDVLVSMGFHKKSYDSFQGRVHLQEADDDDASLVLSDVSLDDMGKFRCEVIDGIDDVIHEVTLEVQGVVFPYSPRLGRYNLNFHDAEQACLDQDSVVASFDQLYEAWRSGMDWCNAGWLNDGSVQYPVTKPRGPCGGANARAGLRNYGQREKSKSHYDVFCFTSGLKGRLYWLVQPDKLTFTEAVQACQDDGAEIANVAQMYAAWKLNGYDRCDSGWLADGSVRYPISRPRRNCSPTEAAVRFVGFPDKKQKLFGVYCFKGQQ; the protein is encoded by the exons AGACTGAACTAGGTGATCAGAACCGGGTGTTTGCCAGCCGTGGCTCCAACGTCACTCTACCATGCCGGCTCCACCGCCAGCATGGGATGTCCTTCGGCAGCGTGGGCATGAGAATCAAGTGGACCAAGCTGTCTGCAGACGAGTCTGTGGAGGAGGATGTGCTAGTGTCCATGGGCTTCCACAAAAAGAGCTACGACAGCTTCCAGGGTCGCGTCCACCTGCAGGAAGCCGACGATGACGACGCCTCGCTGGTCCTTAGCGACGTGTCCCTAGATGACATGGGAAAGTTCCGTTGTGAGGTCATTGATGGCATTGATGATGTCATCCATGAGGTTACCTTGGAGGTGCAAG GTGTGGTGTTCCCTTACTCCCCACGGCTGGGCCGATACAACCTCAACTTCCACGATGCCGAGCAGGCTTGCTTGGACCAGGACTCTGTGGTGGCCTCCTTCGACCAACTCTACGAGGCCTGGAGGAGTGGCATGGACTGGTGCAATGCCGGCTGGCTGAACGACGGGTCGGTGCAGTACCCCGTCACCAAACCTAGAGGGCCCTGTGGTGGTGCCAACGCCAGGGCGGGCCTGAGGAACTACGGCCAGCGTGAAAAGTCCAAGAGCCACTATGATGTCTTCTGCTTCACCTCTGGCCTCAAGG GTCGTCTCTACTGGCTGGTGCAACCCGACAAGCTGACGTTCACAGAAGCTGTTCAGGCGTGCCAGGATGACGGGGCTGAAATCGCCAATGTGGCCCAGATGTACGCTGCCTGGAAGCTGAACGGTTATGACCGCTGCgactctggctggctggctgacggcagCGTCCGCTACCCCATCTCCAGACCCCGCAGGAACTGCAGCCCAACAGAGGCGGCCGTGCGCTTTGTGGGATTCCCTGACAAGAAGCAAAAGCTCTTTGGTGTCTACTGCTTCAAGGGCCAGCAGTGA